In Silene latifolia isolate original U9 population chromosome 6, ASM4854445v1, whole genome shotgun sequence, the genomic window CGGTCATACAGCTATATACTAGTATTTGAGGTTTATTGTCATGGTTTGTTTCTTTAACATGATTACAGGAAGGGTAGGGTTGTCCATTTCTGTTGTTTTGGCATAGGGCCATGTAACTCCTCAAGCTTAAATCTTTTTAAAACAAAGTTTGTCTTTACGCTTAACACTGAGATTTGGCAATGAAAATCATCGTTCTGTTTCAAAATCACATGTTTTTTCCTGGTGTCTTTTGGCCTCTTGAATGTACAGTCAATGGTGTCTCTTCTCAAAATCTTAATTTTCGAGGTAAATTCTAACGTAGTTCGGTGTTTCTCTATGGTTCCGTAATTGACATATTCAATGACATCACCACTCCGCTCACCAAATTGGCTGTATGGGGGTGGGGGATAGTCTGTCAGTGTCTTTCTTCGTTGCTGTAGCTGTCATTGAAGTAGAATGTTATATCTTGTCTCTGATCTGTTGCAATATTTGCTCCTGCTCAATGCAGTTTACATGCTTCAGGATCAGGAGGCCCATGCTGCAGAGGTAATAATTTCACGCTTACCTTTTATGTTCCTATACATTGTTAATAGCATTCTAACAGAAATTTTCATTACAATACTTTTTGTAGATGGAACGCACTTTCATTGCTATCAAACCTGATGGAGTGCAAAGAGGACTGGTAATGTGATTGTCTTATTTTCTCTTTAAAAATTTATCCTCGTAGTTCCTTTAATCAAGAGAACTCTGCTCGTTTTGGCTAATacataatttttttattaatgcAGATTTCAGAAATTGTAGCTCGTTTTGAACGTAAAGGTTTCAAACTTGTTGCGATCAAGGTAGTTGTTCCCTCAAAGGAATTTGCACAGAAGCACTATCATGACCTCAGTGAGAGACCTTTCTTCAATGGCCTCTGTGATTTCTTAAGCTCCGGTCCAGTTATTGCAATGGTTAGTGTACAATACCAGCTTTTTTCTTTCATGCCAAATATGATTCCAGCAGTTTGTTATTAAGTACTGTACTTCATTTCCATAGGTCTGGGAAGGTGAAGGTGTGATTAGATACGGCAGAAAACTTATTGGAGCCACTGATCCACAAAAATCGGAGCCAGGAACGATCAGAGGAGATCTTGCTGTAGTTGTTGGAAGGTATCATTGCTTCTCTTCTCCTTGAACTGCATAACATATAAAAGGCACTAATTTTTGGACTCCTCTCCAAGAGTGCGTACAATGTATCATAGATCTGAATCGTACTTTTCTGTTTGTAGGAACATTATCCATGGAAGTGATGGACCAGAGACTGCGAAAGACGAGATTAACTTGTGGTTCAAGCCAGAGGAACTGGTCACCTATACGAGCAATACTGAGAAGTGGATCTATGGGGATAACTGAAGAAACCATGGGTTTCCGACaagtttatgttatttcttttTGAATTACTGCTAATTTGGATCCCATAATTAGGCTGGGATGGATATACACAAAATTTCGACAATAAGTTGAAATATTTCTTGCTCAAACTCTGGAATAATGTAGTTTGGCTGCTATTTGATCGGCCAATTGAGAACAGTCGGGTTTTAACGTTGAAGAAAATTAGGCTTTGCTTTCTTTTTTGTTTACAAATGTTGATCATCACTCCACGTCCGAAACTAGGTTACAAATGAACTGCAGCTTAATTCGTCTCTCAAAATTGGCTTAATTTTACAGAAAGTGGAAAGATTAACgttaatgaaactcaaatttcACAGGGAACTGTCCAAGTTCGATTTGGTGCAACTGTGCAAGGTGGTAGGTAATAAGGTACAATTGACTAATCGGTTGGTTTTGCTTCAGACAAGccattttggtctgaaataataagacgagATTTTGTAACTATTGTACAGACAAAATGTGACCACTATGAAAAACAAGTTACCATAAATTATAACACTACCTGTACCATTGTAGTTACATTTAAGCATAAAATAGTCACATATGTCCGTCTGAAGTTTCCGAGGAAAAGTggccgtctgaaacaagaatttgtgtcgACTAATAGCAAAGTCATAAAGATACACTTGATTACTTATTATAACTCGAGATTGAAATAACAAAAAATACCGGCTTACTAATTGTAGCTTATACTAGTGTAGTGGTGGTAACAATAATGACCAAGGTTGAAACCGTTAAACCCTCCATCAACCCTTAAACCCTGAACAAAAAATATCGACGAAATATACAACATCGTAACCCTAATCCCCAATTCAATTTTTCTGCTGCACGTCCTACCCTTTTCAATCTTTTACTCGATTTGCATCTCCATTAACGATATCTGGTATGCATGTTTGTCCATACTTCCTCAATTTCATGTCAATAATGCTGCAATTAAACCTTTAATCGCCTCATTTATGTTGTCGCTAATTTTAGTCACTTAACATTTACTTACTGTTTAATCTTCTTCACTGTCTGTTATCAATGTTGATTAGCTGCCGAATTCATGTTCAACTTTATTGTTTGATTAGGTTTTCTGAATCAAGTAAATAATGGAGTAAATAAAGACTAGACTTTTGTCTGTAAGTGATTGATTCTGCATGATTATAATCGCTAATTTGTGGTTGAGCTGGCAATTGATTTTGTAATTACCGTTGTCGAAGTTAGCATCAAATTTCGAATATCTTTGTTGTAAACCAGACAATGGTGGAAACCAAGATTATTTATTAGGTAGACGGACTACTAATGCAATATGGTAAACTagtaagaaaatcaaaaactaaaAGTTTCAAGTTGTTTATTTGGAGGGGCGAGTGCCCCTGCTAGCTCCCTTGGTTCTGCCAGATTCCATTTTGAAAGAAATTGTGAAGTGATAGGAATTGATGTAGTGTAAAATTTCCGTTAATTGCATTTTCTCTTCTTCAACGATCAATGCATCTTTTTAtgattatcattatcatcatcgtcatcattgaTTTAACCATTATGTTGCAGATGGCTACTAAACCACTTTGGGACGCGGTTGTCGTGACAGATAAGAAAATGTTAATGACATTGGGTAATTGTCTGTGTCTATGACCTGATTACTATGTTTAAGCTttttaaggaaattgttttttttCCAGAACTTTTAAATTCACTAATTTTTACAGATGATATTATTAAGATGTCGAGGACAGCTGATGATAAGAAGAAGCAAAGGGTATCGGTATGTCCAAGACCCGATACTATCATAGTATCGTTTGttgttgtgatttcatattgtaaTCAATGTATGTAAATTTGAGCTGTGTTTGCTTATGAAATTATCTGGCTTGCAGAACAAAAGTCGTGGAAGTTTTAATGGGAACCAAGATCGGTCCTTTAAGCTGAGGCAATATACAGATTCAATTTCAACTCGTAGGCAGGTTCGTTATGGTACTTGAGCTAATTCAAATTATTCACCTAGTGTCTGAACTCTGAAGTGGGATTTATTGATTTTCTAGTGTGAAATATTGAACTCAGTTTCTCTCACTTTTTCAGGGGGCTCTTGCCCAGAAAAGGTCCAGCTATCAAGGAAACCGTTATCCTTCGTCAGCTGAAACTGCCCTAAAGGCAGCTGACTACAAATTTCAAAACAGGCCTGTCAACCGTAGGAACACTGCAAATTGGAACCAAACAAGGTACATAGTTGCTCTACCTCATGTTTGTATTTTACTATATGGCTGTAGGCGGTGGTAAGCTGGCAGTCTAGCTCATTCATATAGGGTATACAGCCTAACATTTGATGGTATTGAGATTTACTGGGTGAAATTAGTGTACAATCGGACTGTGTTTTCTGGGCAGGTAAACCATAAACGGTGATCCTGCTATCCTTGACACTTCCACCTGACCCACT contains:
- the LOC141587407 gene encoding uncharacterized protein LOC141587407 isoform X3 produces the protein MATKPLWDAVVVTDKKMLMTLDDIIKMSRTADDKKKQRVSNKSRGSFNGNQDRSFKLRQYTDSISTRRQGALAQKRSSYQGNRYPSSAETALKAADYKFQNRPVNRRNTANWNQTRPGGPQRRQGTAFNGGNASKRQTQHYQQPPLLRPLLRKGTINNQKPKTLDSLFADMKEQRMKAFTHPNNTGNARVGVAFNQQRLPWLRGGFGSYRN
- the LOC141587406 gene encoding nucleoside diphosphate kinase 4, chloroplastic-like yields the protein MRTQIYRSASKFARSLLNSSKSSSHFLPEGRAVAATAAVSLRGKSQILASLGRANASGSWLPSALALPAAVYMLQDQEAHAAEMERTFIAIKPDGVQRGLISEIVARFERKGFKLVAIKVVVPSKEFAQKHYHDLSERPFFNGLCDFLSSGPVIAMVWEGEGVIRYGRKLIGATDPQKSEPGTIRGDLAVVVGRNIIHGSDGPETAKDEINLWFKPEELVTYTSNTEKWIYGDN
- the LOC141587407 gene encoding uncharacterized protein LOC141587407 isoform X2; its protein translation is MATKPLWDAVVVTDKKMLMTLDDIIKMSRTADDKKKQRVSNKSRGSFNGNQDRSFKLRQYTDSISTRRQGALAQKRSSYQGNRYPSSAETALKAADYKFQNRPVNRRNTANWNQTRPGGPQRRQGTAFNGGNASKQRQTQHYQQPPLLRPLLRKGTINNQKPKTLDSLFADMKEQRMKAFTHPNNTGNARVGVAFNQQRLPWLRGGFGSYRN
- the LOC141587407 gene encoding uncharacterized protein LOC141587407 isoform X1 is translated as MATKPLWDAVVVTDKKMLMTLDDIIKMSRTADDKKKQRVSNKSRGSFNGNQDRSFKLRQYTDSISTRRQGALAQKRSSYQGNRYPSSAETALKAADYKFQNRPVNRRNTANWNQTRPGGPQRRQGTAFNGGNASKQQQRQTQHYQQPPLLRPLLRKGTINNQKPKTLDSLFADMKEQRMKAFTHPNNTGNARVGVAFNQQRLPWLRGGFGSYRN